ATTGCGTTTTCTATGGAGTTTTTAAGGGATAATATTTCCTCTAATTCTTTATTGTATTTATCTATTTTAAACATGGTACTTTTGTATATGCGTATATCTTCTTCGTTTTTTTGTATACATTTTTTAAGAGAGTTTTTTACGGTTTCAAAAAGCGCATCATAAGTGATGTAATTATGTATTTCAAGGTCGGAGATCGGAACTGCGATTAATTCCTCACTTTCTATTTTATAGTGATAAAAAATGTTGTCAGGTTTTAAAACTATTTTTTCATCTATGCTTTTATCGTAGATTATTATACCTTCTCCTATTTCAAAGGTTTTTCCGCTATAACTTCTAAGTTTTATATTTTCGACTCCTATGTATTTTTTTATTGCCAAAAGTATACTCTTTATTTCTGATATAGACTTTTCAAGCACTTCTTGCATTTTTTTACTTGCCATTTCTTTATGTTTTTCGCTTTTTATGAGTTCTTCCATCAAAGACTTTATTTCTTGTATATCTCCCATGAAATATCACCTCTTTCTTAATATTCCACAGAGAACTTATTTTAAACGTTGAATACATTAAATTATTAGAGGGAAAAATAGACTTGACTATTTTTTAAAGTTTGGTAGACTTTTATTAACGGAAAATTAATGTTGAAAAGGAGAAGATATTATGAGCAAAATATCTGTAATAGGCTCTGGATTTGTCGGTGCTACTACTGCATACACACTGGCTTTAAGCGGAATTGCCAAAACTATTGTATTAATAGATATTAATAAAGACAAAGCGGAAGGTGATGCTCTTGATATAAGCCACGGGGTACCATTTATTAGTCCAGTTGAAGTGTATGCGGGAGATTATGGTGATACTGTAGGTTCTGACATAATAATTATTACAGCGGGAGCAGCACAAAAACCGGGGGAAACCAGACTTGACTTAGTGAAGAAAAACACAATGATTTTTAAAGACATAGTTGCAAAACTTATTAAAGTAAATGACACAGCAATATACCTTATAGTTACAAATCCTGTAGATATTCTTACATACGTTACCTATAAAATATCTGGTTTGCCATACGGAAGAGTGCTGGGGTCTGGCACAGTTCTTGACAGTGCGAGATTCAGATATCTTTTAAGCAAACATTGTAACATAGATCCGAGGAATATACACGGATATATAATTGGGGAGCATGGCGATTCTGAGCTCGCAGCTTGGAGCATTACAAACATAGCAGGCATACCAATTGATAATTATTGCAATTTATGTGGAAAAGTATGTGAAAAAGATTTTAGAGAGGAGATTTTCAATAATGTTGTAAGAGCCGCTTATACGATAATAGAAAAAAAGGGTGCGACATATTATGCGGTTGCTCTCGCAGTAAGAAGAATTGTGGAAGCTATTTTAAGAGATGAAAATTCCATTTTGACTGTGTCATCTCCGCTAACCGGCCAATATGGTGTTACAGATGTGGCTTTGAGCCTTCCCTCCGTTGTTGGACGAAATGGAATCGTGAATATACTTGAATTACCACTTTCACAGGAAGAAATTGCTGCTTTTAGAAGGTCAGCCGAAATTATAAAAAGTGTAATACAAGAGCTTGACATATAAGAGGGGAAACCCTCTTTTTTGCATATAAAAAGTCACAGTGTGAAAATATAATAATTAAAACAATGATTTTTTAGGATGTGATGGCTGTGCAAAAGATAACACAACAAGAGATTATACTAAGTTCTTTTGTTGAAGCTCAAAATTTGGAAAAAATATTATTGGACAAAGTGAGAGAATATGGGAAAGAAGTGATGGACAATCAAACAAAAGCATTGCTAAAACAAATTGAAATAATGGTCAAAAACCACAAAGAGGATATAAAGAAAGCAGAAAAAACTATGCATATTGGCTCGCTTTCCAAAAAGAACATGTCTCAAGAGCCTTTAGACATGCTTCAAGATTTACTAAAAAATTTAGTCAATATTCAGGCTTTTTACAACGAAAGTGTCGTAAATATAACTAATCCATATGTAAGGCAATTGTTTACTCAAATGAGGGATGATGTTATGAGATTTATTTCTATTCTTCAAATGGAGATTGAAAGTCTGGAATCGAAACCTTCTATTCCAAATAACACAGTTTTAAATACACCGGAGATGAGTTAACATGAAAGTGGCTATTATTGGCGCTGGTGTTTCAGGGCTGGCTGCGGCGATTACTTTTCAAAGATATGGTATTACACCAGATATTTTCGAAAAAAAGTGCAAAATAGGTGAATTATTTAACCATGTTGCGGGGTTATTAAAAGTGATAAATAGGCCTATAAAGGATCCGCTTCATCATCTTAAAAATGTTTATGGAATAGAGGTTAAGCCAATTAACACAATTGACAAAATAGTTATGAAGGGGCCAACTGTAACGGCTTCTGTTACTGGGAGTAATCTTGGGTATATGATTTTAAGAGGGCAGGACGCAAACTCTCTTGAAAATCAATTGTATAATAAGTTAGAAATACCAGTTAATTTCAATATAGAAGCTGATTATAAAAAGTTAAAAAATAATTACGATTATGTCATTATTGCTACGGGAAGTTCGCAAATTCCAAAAGAATTGGGGTGTTGGCAAGAGCTGGTGACGACCTGGGTGAGAGTTGCAAATGTATTAGGAAATTTTGATACAAAAACTCTTATAATGTTGATAAATACTTTATACACTAAGAGCGGCTATGTGTATTTGATTCCTTACAATGAAAAAAGAGCTGTTTTAGCTATGGTTATACCTTACATTTCAAAAGAAGAGCTGCAGTATTATTGGGATACCTTTCTAAAAGTAGAGAAAATGAATGTAGATATTGTCAATATGGTGGATTTGCAGCATACTTCGGGTAATTGTTTTCCACATCAATATGAAAACTTGCTTTTTGTTGGGAATGCAGGAGGGGCGATAGAGCCTTTTTTAGGATTTGGAACTTTTAACTCTATTATGAGTGGGGCAATAGCTGCTAAAAGCATAGCAGAGGGAATTGACTTTGAAAAAGAAATTAGTTTTTTGTCAAATGCTAATATAAAAATGTTGGAGTTTAGAAAAGCTTTAGACCTTATGGACAATGATAAATTGGACAAGTTTATAAAAATTCTTACTTTTCCTCCTGTGAAAAAACTTGTTTACAATACTAATTTCAATGCGATAAAATACGGTTCACTTTTTATGGAATATACAGTAAACAAGCTACACAATAAGCCTTATGAACATAGAAAGAGGGTATAAAAATGAAAGTGGCAATAATCGGCGCAGGAGTATCAGGCTTATGCTGCGCTTACATTCTTGAAAAATTAGGTGTACAGTGTGATATTTATGAAAGGAAGCATACAATTGGAAGCCTCTATTCTTTTGGAGAATTGCTGTTGCAAATTGTTCATAGGCCTCACAAAGATCCTCTTAAGTTTATGGAGAGTCAGTTTAGAATTTCTATTATACCTTTGACCAAAGTGAAAAAAATAATTATCAAATCTCCAAAAAACATAACAGTTATTAAGGGAGAAAATCTTGGATATATTGTGCAAAGAGGTCAAGAGCAAGAAAGTGTAGAAAACCAATTGGCAAAAAAAATAAATGCAAAGATAAATTTTAATATTAATGCGGATTACAAGGAATTAGCCAAATCTTATGATTATGTGGTAGTTGCTACAGGAAATAGTATGATAGCAAAACAACTTACAGAAGTTGAAAATATAGTTTCTTCAAGGATCAAAGGAGGAATTGCTTTAGGAGATTTTGAGCCTCATACTGTGTACTTATGGCTTAACACAATGTACGCGAGGTCAGGGTTTGGATATCTTGTACCTCTTAGTCAAAATAAAGCGTCAATAATTCTTGTGGCTACTTATACGCAAAAAGAAGAGATTGAAAATATGTGGCACACCTTTTTGTATCAAGAAAAACTAAATTATGAGATGATAGAAACTTTTGAGACGGAATTAGACATAAGTATAACAGATAGACACCAAATAGACAATATATATCTAATAGGAAATGCAGGAGGTTTTTTAGATCCTTTTTTAGGATTTGGACTTTTAAACGCTGTAGAAAGTGCGGTTTATTCAGCTGAATCAATTAAACATGGCGAAGATTATGAGAAAAAAGTAAAGAAAATAACAGATAGAGTTGATAAACTTGTAGATTTTAGGAAGATGATGGATAGTATAAAAAATGAAGACTATGATAGAATAGTAAAAGTGATTGGAAATCCTATAGTTAAAAGAGTGATGTACAAAACTAATTTAGATGTGATAAAATATTTACATTTTCTTGTGAAAATAACAAACAGGACCCAGTGATTAAACTGGGCCTTAAATATTCCACAATTGAAGTCCTGTTGTTTCATCGTAAACTCTTTCCAAATTATTGTCACCGTAATCTGTTATTACGAATTCTGCAGCAAATATTATTGTCCCTTCCATTAAATGACCGCCAAAAGCGTTTCCGTTTTTATCTGCTAATGTTATGTGGACATGAGCAAAGGGCTTGCCATCTTTTACTGAAATATTTCCTGTGGCATTTAGTATTTCCATGTGCTCGTCTTTTGATATGTATATGTAGTTTTTGCTTTGTGCATCATAGTAGCCAAATACTGCTTTTGATACAGCACCTATTATGCGTACTTCACCAGAACGTATATTTTCACTGGTGATGACTTTATTAATTTCTTCTAAAAGGTCTTTTCCGTATGGAAATTTTCCCATAAACCTTCTTTCAATTAATACACTTTTATACCCCATAAAACCACATCCTTCTAATTTTTATTTTTTACACTATAATTATATCACAAAAAACTTGTTTCAGCATGGCATTTGCATAGTACAAAATTTTGACCCATGACCGGTTGTTACAAAAAGTTGTAATATGAACTTAAGAATAGTATAATTAATTATTAAGAAGGAAAGATTGGTAAGGTAAGTTAAGGCATAGAAATTAAAACTTGTAAGGAGAAAGATGTATGAGACCTTATGAAAAAGAAATACAAAGCATAAAAAATCAGATAATTCAAAAATATAAGCCAGAGGATATATACCTTTTTGGTTCATGTGCGAGAGGTATAATAACTAAAAGAAGTGACATAGATATATGTGTGATTATTGATACGGATAACAAAAGAAAACTCATTCAGCAAATGCTCATAGAACTTGATTACACCGTTGACATAGATATAATAGTTTACACTCCGGAAGAATGGAAAAAGTACAAAAATGACCCTTCAACTTTCGCTTATTTAATTAAATCAAAAGGAGTGAGTTTGCTTGGTTGATTCAAAAAAAATTGAAGACTGGTTTAATATGGCTAAGAAAGATTTTAAGGGTGCAAAAATTTTGTATGAACATGGTGGCGATTATTATCTTATATGCTTTCACTGTCAACAAGCTATAGAAAAATATTTAAAGGGTTATTTAATATCAAAAACGGGTGTAATTAATGAAGGACATAGTTTGGTAAAACTTTGTAAAGAAGCACAAAAATATAATGAGAATTTCAAAAATTTTCTTAAGGATTGTGCATTAGTAAACTCATATTACATTGAAACAAGATATCCTGCTGAAGAACCTCTTTATGTGGAGGAAGAAGAGGTTTTGGAATGCATGAGAATAACAGAAGAAATTATGAATTTTATAGATAAATTAGTACAAGAAAAGAACTAAAAAGGCGGTTTTCCCGCCTTTTTTATTATCTAAATAGAGCCACAAAGACAAGGGTTATTGTGCTTATGAGCTTTATGAGAACGTGCAGTGAAGGACCGGCTGTATCTTTAAATGGATCACCTACAGTGTCTCCTACAACTCCAGCTTTATGAGCTTCAGACTTTTTACCACCGTAATTGCCAAGTTCTATAAATTTCTTTGCGTTATCCCACGCACCGCCGCCGTTGTTTAAGAATAAAGCCAGTATTACACCTGAAATAGTACCTATCATTAAGAAAGCTGCTGCGGCTTCCTTACCGAGGATTACACCTACTAATATTGGTGTTACTACTACGATAAGTCCCGGAATCACCATTTCTTTTAAAGCGCCTTTAGTTACAATATCTACTGTTTTAGCATAGTCCGGCTTTGCAGTACCTTCCATTATGCCGGGAATTTCTCTAAATTGCCTTCTTACCTCCAGAATTACATATTGTGCCGCTTTACCAACAGCTCTTATTGCAGTTGAACTAAAGAGATATACAATCATTGCTCCTATAAATGCTCCTATGAAAACTTCGGGTTTTCCTATATCTACAGCAAACCAGGAATCAATGGGTTTACCTAATATCTTTTTGACTTCATCCAGATATGCTGAGAAAAGCAGGAAAGTTGCAAGAGCGGCTGAACCTACTGCGTATCCTTTTGTCAAAGCTTTTGTAGTGTTTCCACAAGCGTCTAACCTGTCTGTCACATGTCTTACTGACTCTGGTGCCCCTGACATTTCAGTAATTCCACCAGCATTGTCAGTAATAGGTCCAAATGTATCCATTGCAAGTATATAGGCGGTTGTTGATAGCATGCCCATTGTTGCAATAGCTGTGCCGTAAAGTCCAGAAGTCCCTATATGAGGAAGTGCTAATTCACCAAGTTTATAAGCTATAAATATTGCTGCAGATATAAATATAACTGGAAGGGCAGTAGATTCCATACCCACAGAAATACCTGTAATTATGTTTGTAGCAGCTCCCGTTGTGGAAGCTTTGGCAATTTCCTGTACAGGACGTTTATTTACAGAAGTATAATAGTCTGTCAAGAATACAAAGATGTAACTTAGTACAACACCTGTTACTACTGCACCATACAGTAACCAATAATTAACTTCACTGCCATCAGGCAAATGGCCAGAAAGCATTATTTTTACTGCAAAGAAAAGAGCAATTAAATTTACAATTGTAGTGACAAAGTAACCTTTATTTAAAGCTATCATTGGGTCTTTTGATTCATCTTTTGCATTGACGAAAAAGATGCCTATGATAGAGGCAATTATACCTATTGCACGAGCTACTAATGGGAAAAGTATTCCTTTCCACCCGAATACAGGATAAAGACCTACTCCTAATATCATAGCGCCAATATTTTCAGCAGCGGTTGATTCAAAGAGGTCAGCTCCTCTTCCTGCACAGTCTCCTACATTATCTCCAACAAGGTCAGCTATAACTGCAGGATTTCTAGGGTCATCTTCTGGAATTCCAGCTTCTACTTTACCCACAAGGTCAGCTCCTACATCGGCAGCTTTGGTATATATACCACCGCCTAGCTGGGCAAATAATGCTACGAAAGAAGCACCAAAACCAAAACCGACGATGAGAGAAGGAGCTTCTTTTATAAGCTCATCTTGTCCAGATAAACCACCATATGCCAAAAATAACGTAGCGACTCCAAAAAGAGACAATGCTGTTACTGCAAGACCTGTTACAGCTCCTCCTTTTAAAGCAATTTGGAGAGCCCTGTTAAGACCAGATTTTGCACCAGCAGCAGCCCTTACATTCGAATTTACCGCCATATACATTCCAATGTAACCCGACAGAGCTGAACAAAAAGCACCTGTAATAAAAGCGAGTCCTACATGCCATGCAAAACTTAACGCAGTACTTGTTCCTTCAGATAGATGTCCATAATAATTAGCTACAATAATTATTACAGCTACAATTAAGGCTAAAAACGCAATTGTTTTATATTGTCTGTTTAAAAAAGCCATAGCTCCTTCTTTTATAGCGTCTGAAATTTGCTGCATTTTTTCATCGCCTTTATCTTGTGCAAAGATAAATTTAATTAAACCAATTATAACGAGGGCTGCAATAATTATAACCCCGTAAATTAGAGCAAGATAGGAACCCAATTTATATCATCCCTTTCTTTATAATTTTGTCACTACTCATTAGTATTTCGACAAACTTTTAAAAATTCCTTCAATTATTTTTGAAATGTTTCTAATTTAAACGATATAAGTGAAATTAAGTGAAAGCACAAGAATCGCAAATAAATAGGACATACTATTGAAAAAATAGACATAATAATTTAAAATATAAGTATAAATAGTATAGCATTATTAATAAAATATAACATACTAATATAAAAAGGAGGAAAATTCTATGTCCAAAATAACTTTAACTGTGATTAAAGCAGATGTTGGTGGCTTTGTAGGGCATACAGACGTACATCCTGAACTTCTTGAAATCGCTAAGAAACATTTAAAAGAAAAAGGGAAAATGCTCATTGACTTTCATGTGACTAGAGTAGGAGATGACATTGAACTTATAATGACTCATAGAAAAGGAATAGATAACGAAGAAGTTCATAAACTTGCATGGGATGCACTTTGGTCTTGTGGTGAGAAAGCTAAAGAACTTAAATTGTACGGTGCAGGACAAGATTTGTTGAAAGATTCATTTTCAGGCAATATAAAGGGGTTAGGACCGGGAGTTGCAGAGATGGAAATTGAAGAAAGAAAAAGTGAGCCTGTCATAATTTTTATGGCTGATAAAACAGAGCCAGGAGCATGGAATTTACCACTTTACAAGATGTTTGCAGATCCTTTTAATACAGTAGGACTTGTAATTGACCCTAATATGCACCAAGGATTTAAATTTGAAGTTTATGATATGATTGGGCATAAAAAAATAATATTTGAAACTCCAGAAGATATTTATGATATGCTGGTCTTTATTGGAGCGACAGGACGATATTGCATACGAAGAGTGTATACAAAAAACAATGAAATTGCAGCAGTGTCTTCTACTCAAAGAATGAATTTTATGGCGGGGAAGTATATAGGAAAGGATGACCCTGTACTTATTGTGAGATGCCAGAATGGTCTTCCAGCAGTAGGCGAAGCGTTGGAACCTTTTGCTAATCCCTATCTTGTTGCTGGTTGGATGAGGGGGTCTCATAATGGACCTATGATACCTGTTTCATTGGAAGATGCTGTGCCTACCAGATTTGATGGGCCTCCAAGAGTATGCGCACTTGGTTTTCAATTAGTAGAGGGTAAGCTTATTGGCCCGCAGGACTTCTTTAAAGATGTTGCTTTTGACAATGCAAGGGAAAAAGCGTTAGAAATAGCCGATTACATAAGAAAGATGGGACCCTTTGAGCCTCACAGGTTGCCTTTAGAGGAATTGGAATACACTACCCTACCTCATGTTGTTGAAAAACTTCAAGGGAGATGGGAGGAATAATGAGGTGCAAATTGCGCCTCATTTTTACATTTTTTCAAGAAAGGATTTTTGAAAAGTTTATCGAATAAATATAATAAATATAAAAGATTGGACAATTTTATGTGACAACTATTTAATAATTTTGAATTGATATGTATTTGTTAGTGCTTTATTATTATTGTAAAGGATACGTAGGGAGGAAATAGTGATTTTTATGAAAACGTTAAATGAGAAGTTTTTTAAGTTAATGGACAAGGTCATTTTAATTTTGGTCATTTTGATAGCAGCATTGAGCATTTTTTTATATAAGCTTCAAAAGGTAGAAGAACCCATTTTTGCAAAAACGCCTCAATATCACTTTTACATGGTAGCCCAAAATTCTGTAGATCCTTTTTGGAAAGAAGTAAAAATTGGTGCCATGGATGCTGCAAAACGTTACAATGTTGCAATTGAATTTAATGCGCCAAAATTTAATAACATCCAAGAGGAACTTCAATATTTGGATATTGCTATACTGTCTAGAGTTGATGGTATAATAACTCATGTTTCAAACAGTAAAGAATTTGTAGACTTGATTGAAGAAGCCTATAAAGAAAGTATACCAGTAATTACAATAGAAAATGACGCGAAAGATAGCAAAAGACAGGCTTTTATAGGTACTAACAGTTTTCAATTAGGAGAAGAAGCAGGAAAACTTATGATTCAAGCTACTAAAGGGAAAGCCAACATTGCTATAATTGTCAGTAATGATTATCAATTGGACACTGTAAATCAAAATTTGAAAATCAATGGTTTTTTAGATGCCATAAAGGATTATCCTCAAATGAAAGTAGTAAAAGTTTACACTTCAAAATTAGGTACTTTAAGCGCAGAAGAGATTACTCAGTCAATTATAAGCAGTAAACAAAACATAAATGCCATTTACACTACAGATTCTGTGGATACCATTGGTACTGCACAAGTAATAGTTGATTTTAACAAGGTGGGAGACATAGCGATTGTAGGGTATGGAGATACAGCGGATATTTTAAGGTATATCGACAAGGGAATAATATACGGTACAGTTATGAGTGACCCTTACAGAATAGGATATGAAAGTGTAAAATCTATGGTGGAAATTAAAGAAAAAAATAATGTTTCTACATTTGTTGATATAGGAGTAAATGTTATTACCAAGGACAATGTCAAAGAATATTTCAAAAGAATACAATCAATAGAATAAGGTGATGGCATGAAAAAAGATATGTGGAGATTTACGGGCATAAGGCGAAAATTGATAGTTTATTACCTCATAATCACTATTTTAATGGGTATCACAAGTTTTTATTCGTATTATAATGCAAAGTCAGTTATAAATCGTTTAAAATCAATTTTTGTGGATTATATATACCTTAACAATTTAAATGCGGATGTAAACATGTTGGAAACAGAAGTGGAGAAGTATTTATCTACCAAATCTTCGGACGCCCTTTTAAATTATTATACCCTCTATAACAAACTTCAAGAACAAGCCTCCGCTATTTTAAATGAAAAAAACTATGACCAGGATGGTTTAATGTTAAAGGATATAGGGAATATGATTGAAAGCCTTTTGAATGAAACTGACGCAGCAATAAATGCTAAAAGAGGCAGGATAAGCAGCGAGTACATTGCACATTTTACGAGGTCCAATAAAATAAGTGAATATATAAAACTTTACATTAATAATCTTCTCAACAGTAAATTGCAAGAGGGCTCTTTAAAATATGCATCTATAACAAAAAACATGGAGTTTATAAGCTATTTGAATGTGTTTTTGATAATAGGTTCTATTCTTTTTAACATATTTCTTGCAATATTTTTTACCTATCGAATTACAAAACCTCTTATAGACCTTTCCCATTTGGCAGTGAGAGTTTCAAAAGGAGATTTTGATGTAAGACCGCTTTCTATAAAGACAAACGATGAGATAAATATACTTGCAGAAGCTTTTAATAAAATGGTAGTAAGCATAAAAAATTATATAGGGGAAATCAAAAATCAGGCAGAAGTAGAGAAAAAATTAAAAGAACAAGAGATGCAAAATCTCAAAATGAGAAATATTTTAAAAGAGGCAGAACTTAAGGCTTTGCAGTCTCAAATAAATCCACATTTTCTCTTTAATACCTTAAATGCAGCTGCACAATTAGCGATGATGGAAGGGGCAGATAAATCTTCGGAGTTTATAGAAAACGTTGCAAACCTATTTAGATATAATCTAAAAAAATTGGATACTACAGTTACTTTGCAAGACGAGATAAACAATGTAAAGACATATATGTACATTTTGAAAACGAGATTTGGCGACAGAGTAGATTTTAAAGTAGATGTAGACGAAGGGGTTTTAGATGTAGAAATGCCTTGTACAATAATTCAGCCTGTAGTTGAAAATGCTTTTATTCACGGATTAGAAGATACAGAAAAAGGAGGTTTTATTAAACTTACGGTAAAGAAGGATAATGATAAAGTTTTAATAGAGGTTATTGACAATGGGATAGGAATGAGTGAAGAAAAAGTAAGGGCAATATTATCAGCAGACAATGAGGATTTATCTAAAAGGCATGTTACGGGTATTGGCATGCACAATATCATAAACAGACTAAGACTTTTTTATAACACTTCTGCTATAGAAGATGTAATTGAGATAGATAGCAAAATAGGAGAAGGAACAAAAGTTACTTTAAAA
The sequence above is a segment of the Thermoanaerobacter ethanolicus JW 200 genome. Coding sequences within it:
- a CDS encoding sensor histidine kinase gives rise to the protein MKKDMWRFTGIRRKLIVYYLIITILMGITSFYSYYNAKSVINRLKSIFVDYIYLNNLNADVNMLETEVEKYLSTKSSDALLNYYTLYNKLQEQASAILNEKNYDQDGLMLKDIGNMIESLLNETDAAINAKRGRISSEYIAHFTRSNKISEYIKLYINNLLNSKLQEGSLKYASITKNMEFISYLNVFLIIGSILFNIFLAIFFTYRITKPLIDLSHLAVRVSKGDFDVRPLSIKTNDEINILAEAFNKMVVSIKNYIGEIKNQAEVEKKLKEQEMQNLKMRNILKEAELKALQSQINPHFLFNTLNAAAQLAMMEGADKSSEFIENVANLFRYNLKKLDTTVTLQDEINNVKTYMYILKTRFGDRVDFKVDVDEGVLDVEMPCTIIQPVVENAFIHGLEDTEKGGFIKLTVKKDNDKVLIEVIDNGIGMSEEKVRAILSADNEDLSKRHVTGIGMHNIINRLRLFYNTSAIEDVIEIDSKIGEGTKVTLKIPLMKGDKEND